In Castanea sativa cultivar Marrone di Chiusa Pesio chromosome 6, ASM4071231v1, a single window of DNA contains:
- the LOC142637944 gene encoding uncharacterized protein LOC142637944 isoform X2, whose amino-acid sequence MLSLNPITRKLKEQSLNLIDAIAMPPLLSSPRFSLSLTSQDSHFCHFFPSTTSTLKFLTTKTKTLIPTSIITMSISTSSSSSSSQPKEDLHNENLIQVLKYHKETKHNFDNYARGPHGLDWANQPNPFRRYLSAPLLPLLHFPTQTEPQKNQTLQQNPDDAYAPLYSSLFLSLPPPKPISHSTISQFFYDSLALSAWKSTGYSTWSLRVNPSSGNLHPTEAYIIAPPIESLSNSPFIAHYAPKEHSLELRAEISSGFFPNFFPENSFLVGLSSIFWREAWKYGERAFRYCNHDVGHAIAAVTMAAAGLGWDVKLLDGLGYVELKKLFGLEVFPEFKFPSRPVKGKFPEIEFEHPDCLLLVFPNGIGKKFDVNYKELSSAISEFSKLEWKGKPNLLSKQHVCWDIIYRTAEAVKKPLVIGDRLEIDPFKSSGVRNEGSYKGFTVREVVRKRRSAVDMDGVTAIHRDTFYQILLHCLPSGCGSGGKQRRQLALPFRALPWDAEVHAVLFVHRVTGLPAGLYFLVRNEDHFHELKNSTSSNFAWAKPEGCPDDLPLYELDTSSGSLKDSRYYRLSEKLSCHQLFNSPIYVRKNNLIS is encoded by the coding sequence ATGTTGTCTTTAAACCCCataacaagaaaattaaaagaacaaagtttaaACCTCATAGATGCCATTGCAATGCCACCACTTCTTTCTAGTCccagattctctctctctctaacctcACAGGACTCTCACTTCTGCCATTTCTTTCCCTCAACAACCTCGACACTCAAATTCCTCAccaccaaaaccaaaactttaATCCCCACCTCCATTATTACCATGTCAATTTCcacctcatcttcttcttcttcatcacaaCCCAAAGAAGACTTACACAACGAAAACCTTATACAAGTCCTCAAATACCACAAAGAAACCAAGCACAACTTCGACAATTACGCACGAGGACCACACGGCCTCGACTGGGCTAACCAGCCCAACCCTTTTCGCCGTTACCTCTCTGCTCCTCTCCTCCCTCTCCTTCACTTCCCAACTCAAACCGAACcccaaaaaaaccaaactttACAGCAAAACCCCGATGATGCATATGCTCCTCTATATtcctctctcttcctttctctccCTCCTCCAAAACCCATTTCCCATTCCACCATTTCTCAATTCTTCTATGACTCTCTCGCTCTCTCAGCTTGGAAATCAACTGGATACTCCACCTGGTCTCTCAGAGTGAATCCCAGTAGTGGTAACTTGCACCCCACGGAAGCTTATATTATTGCTCCACCAATTGAGTCCTTGTCTAATTCACCTTTTATTGCGCATTATGCTCCAAAAGAGCATTCTTTGGAGCTTAGAGCCGAAATCTCATCTGGGTTTTTCCCCAATTTCTTTCCTGAGAACTCTTTTCTCGTGGGGCTCTCCTCCATTTTCTGGAGAGAGGCTTGGAAGTATGGTGAGCGCGCCTTTCGGTACTGTAATCATGATGTTGGCCATGCTATTGCCGCGGTGACAATGGCTGCAGCCGGCCTTGGTTGGGATGTGAAGCTTTTGGATGGTCTGGGATATGTGGAATTGAAGAAGCTTTTTGGGCTTGAAGTTTTCCCGGAATTCAAATTCCCCTCTAGGCCTGTCAAGGGTAAGTTTCCGGAGATTGAATTTGAACACCCTGATTGCTTGCTATTAGTTTTTCCTAATGGAATTGGTAAAAAATTTGATGTGAATTATAAAGAATTGAGTTCTGCAATTTCGGAGTTTTCTAAATTGGAGTGGAAGGGAAAGCCTAATTTGCTTAGTAAACAGCATGTTtgttgggatataatttatcgAACTGCTGAGGCAGTGAAAAAGCCGTTAGTGATAGGAGATAGGCTTGAAATTGATCCTTTTAAGAGTAGTGGGGTTCGTAATGAAGGTTCTTATAAAGGTTTTACGGTTAGGGAAGTTGTTAGGAAGCGTAGAAGTGCAGTGGATATGGATGGAGTTACTGCAATTCACAGAGATACTTTTTATCAGATACTGTTACATTGCCTTCCTTCGGGTTGTGGAAGTGGAGGGAAGCAAAGAAGACAGCTGGCATTGCCGTTCCGGGCACTTCCTTGGGATGCTGAGGTGCATGCTGTTTTGTTTGTTCATAGGGTGACAGGGTTGCCAGCAGGGCTGTATTTCCTGGTGAGGAATGAGGACCATTTTCATGAGCTTAAGAACTCTACGAGTTCTAATTTTGCGTGGGCAAAACCAGAGGGGTGCCCTGATGATCTCCCTCTGTATGAACTCGATACATCTTCAGGATCTCTGAAGGATTCTCGGTATTACAGGCTCTCTGAAAAATTATCATGCCATCAG